Proteins from a single region of Strix aluco isolate bStrAlu1 chromosome W, bStrAlu1.hap1, whole genome shotgun sequence:
- the LOC141917642 gene encoding large ribosomal subunit protein eL37-like yields MTKGTSSFGKRRNKTHTLCRRCGSKAYHLQKSTCGKCGYPAKRKRKYNWSAKAKRRNTTGTGRMRHIKRVYRRFRNGFREGTMLKPKRAAVAASSTS; encoded by the exons ATG acaAAGGGTACATCATCATTTGGTAAGCGACGAAATAAGACACACACCTTGTGTCGTCGATGTGGGTCCAAGGCATACCATCTGCAGAAATCTACCTGTGGGAAATGTGGTTACCCTGCTAAGCGTAAGAGAAAGT ATAACTGGAGTGCAAAGGCTAAAAGACGCAACACCACTGGTACTGGTCGCATGAGGCACATAAAAAGGGTCTACCGTCGATTCAG GAATGGATTCCGTGAGGGAACCATGCTGAAGCCCAAGAGAGCAGCTGTTGCAGCCTCCAGTACATCGTAA